The nucleotide sequence GCTGCATCAGGTGACGCAGGGTGTCCACATACTGTGGCGGCACCTTGGCTAGCGGCGTGTTCGTATTCCGCCAGTGCAGGCCGTTGTTGTCCACGTGGAAGAGCGCCGGCGAGGGCACGTGGTCCTTAAGGTAGTTCCAGATGCACTCGCGCAGCAGCAGAGCGATCTGGAAGTGGGTTTCAGTGGTTTATATTACGAAGTTCTTACAAAATTAAGGGTATCCTACCTCTGCCGACTCAAAGTGCTCGATAATAAGATGCAAATTGGTAAGTGGCGGCGGTATCAGTTGGCTCATAGCCAGCAGCTGCAGCATCTTCTTGGTGCACAACATCAGCTCATCGTTGGCAGCCGTGGGCTGGAATCTATTGACTGAAAGAGTGACATTTTATTAGAAAAGGTTTCTAAGAGGTTTTAGCTGTAAAACCCACCATTCTTTCCCCGCCAGTGATGCAAGCAGGTGGCGCAAAGTGCCCGCAGTAGCACAGAGGAATAGCAAAGGGCCGGCCTATGACCGGCAATCAGTCCCAAAACCGCCCAAAGCACTGGCGAGGTGATAAACGCCCTTCTGATCTGCATGTCCCGTTCCATGGTGACTCGGGTGAACTCCTCATCCGGAAAGGGCAGGCCGTTGTACATGACGTCCGTGGAGACCAGCTCGACCAGCAGCAGCGAGACCAGCGAGTAGCCCTCCACGTTGTTCGGCTTCTCCAGATCGGCGCAGCAGGCATTCAATGCCTTAAGATACAGCGCCTGCTTCTCCGCATCGCAGCTTCGCTCGTTGGTGGGCAGCACGGGTCGCAGACCACGTCCTATAATCCCGGAATGCAGCACGGATCGATTCGAGTTTGCGCCAGAGCTGGTGTGCAGGTTCTGCAAGATGAGCAACTCGTGCTCGGGGATTTGCAGCTCGTCCAGTTCGTACTCCTCCAGCTGGCCAAGCAGATGGCCGTGATAGAAGAGTGCGCCCTCCACCAGCTCGCGTAGGCAGACTGTTCTCGCAATCTTTCTCGCAGAACACTGGCGCTGCAGCAGGGCGTATGACCGATGAGAAGCCGCCGCTCGACGGATCACAGCTGTAACACAGAAGATTTGTTATTACACATATGTCTAAGCAAATAAAGTGATCCTTACTCTGCTCAGTTAGGCCCACAAAGAAGTACTTCACGCTGAGCACGGCCAACTTAAGGACAAGTGGGGTTCGCAGGACATTGGTGCGGCTGCCGGCTTCAATGTTGTTCAGCAAATCCACAATGAGGTGGGCCAACCTCATACGGGTCACGTCTTCATCCTCCGCCTTATCCTCGCCTGGCTCTAATTTTGGCCGCTTTCCGTAGTCTTTTCCATTGCACATGTCattattgttgttattattgctCTGCTGCGCCCTAAATTTCTCCGCACTGCGCTCAGCAGCATCTCTGTCCATCTTCAGAACCAATTTGTTGACGGTGCAGTCAAAGATTTGGATGATTTTGGGAAGACACTCGTTGAGGGCTTGGTTTAAATGATGCGCTTTAATATAGGGAGCCACATTCTTGCTCTTGTGCATCCTGGGGGAGATTATTAAACGGAAATGTTACTGGCATTCaagtaaaaatattatttctctCACCTGGCCAGTATGTTGAGGTTGGAGAACGTGTTGAAGGCTTCTGTGGGCGTGCCAGGGGGCACCGGCAACCGATTGTTGACCTGAACATGCAGCGTTATATCCTCCAAAACCATCTTGAAGCCTGGCGTGAAACCGGGAAAGTTCACCATGCCGCTTTGGCCGCCCAGCAAACGGATGAGTGCGCCAATACCATTGGGATTCTGGGCATATGACTTCTTTAGAAGCTGGGATATTGTCTGGTAGTAAATGTGTGGATGCTGGGAGGCTAGAAAAAGTAAAGAATATTGTTTAATTGATCTTTAATGTAAATAAGTTATCTCTACTTACAGACCACCAGCAGCAGTCGCACCGCCGTTTGCTGCTCGAAGAGATTGGTGCTGAGGCAGCTCTTCCACAGCATGTACTTGGTTTCCTCATAGGCCAAATCTGCCAGCAGCGGGAAGTTGCGCTGATTGAGCACCCACTGTTCCAGCTCTTGCATTGAGTTGTCCAGAAAGTCCTGACACCAAACGTACTTCTCCGCCATCTTGGCTGCCGTGAGTAGCAACGTGGCTCCATGCTCGTTCAGCCGGAGCACGGCGTTATTTAGCGTGGGCTGCATTCCGGCAAACATCTTGTTGCTCAGCCAGAGCGGCGACTTTTGCACAATCACCTCGCACATGTCCTCGGAATCTAAAGGAATGAATACTTGTTATAAATCGTCTTAAATAGGAGGTCACTCATATGAAAGAGGAACTTTCAGAACAGATTATGAACTTAATTATAGGATCAAAATAGTAGTATACAGTAATTAACTTGAAACGAATTCAAAAGGTTACAAAAAAGTAATTATAATCAAAGAAATTGATAAAGTATTCTTTATACTTAACAATTTCCCCTCATCTAACTGCCACTCACATATTTCCACCAGCACATTGACCAAGCTCTGCAGGATAGTGTCTGAGTAGTTGGTGGTGATCAGCAGGAAGGGTACCACGGCCACGTCCAGCGGCTTCTTGGGCGCAAAGCCCTCCCTGAGCATCTCGCGGAACGCGGCCCTCAGCTGCTGCTCGTGGCAAGAGGTCATGTAGTCAAGGATGCCCGCCTCCGAGTCCAGGTGGCAGCGGTAGTCCTCGACGAACCGCTTGATGCCGCACTGCAGGATCTGCATGATGATCTTGTAGGGAAAGCAGCCACCCAACCTGGCCACAATCCAATCGAAGGTCATGGGAAAGCGATGAAAGGCATTTAACATGATCTCGACGCAGGCCTCCTCCTCCGGCTGGGTGAGCTTCCGGAAGCAGCTGTTGATGAGGGTCATCAGGCCGTGCATGGCGCTGCACTCCAGCCAGTAGTTGCAGCTGGCCGTGATGGTCATCCGCCGCTGGGTGTACTTGTCGCTTAGCTTGGCCACCAGCTCCAGGCTCCAGTTGGCGATGAGGGGCGACCAGGCGGGCGGACCCTTCCACACCAGGCTCTGTAGCGCCGTCTTGACCAGGTTAAAGCTCTCGTACTCCGGCGCCCGGAGTTGCTGCTGCCGATTCCCGgcctgcttcacctgggacACCGGCATCCCGGTCTTTGAGTCGGCCATCTCGGGGGACACATACAGCTGGACGCTGATTTCGGCTAGCAGGGCGAAGTACTCGAAGACTATGTCCCGCGTGGCAGGAAGCTCCTCCAGGAATCCCAGTCTGCATGGATCAAAGGTATTTGTTGTTTACCACGGACTCTGAGGAAGTTTAGCGGACTACTCACGCGAGCTTGATGAGATTGGGGCTGGTCAGCAGCTGGGGGCAGCTGTGACCATTGCTCACCGTCTCTATGAAGTGCTTGAGCTGATCCAACAGGTTCTGGCGCAGCATTTTGTGGTTCTAGGCATCGGATCGGGAAAGTAAAAGTTAAAAAAGTAAAGCAAAAGAGCAAAGCAAATGCCTTGCGATGTCAGCCGGTATTTCGAAGCCGCAAGCAGTTGGGCACACCAAGCCAACGGTCACACTGTACCTCTTTGCGTTGTTCAACACTCTTGCAGAACTGTTTACTCCGCACTGTTAGCCCTTATAGTCTATTCACACAGAAGGGGTTTCCGATTCAGCGACGAAATTCAACGAATTTTTCTAATATAAGAAATACACGTTCTAGAAAGAGACCGGAAGAAGTCGATAAAATTCGCTTGCCGTTTCGGGAGTTTTTTGAGTTGGAAATGCATATGAATTGTAATGACGCCGATATAAGGAAATTGTTGTTGGCACGGTTCCGAACCCAATTAATCTCATCGCGAATAGAGATATTGCTGCtcttttttaaggaaattacCTGTCTCCAGCTTATGTCCTTGCTAATAGCAATGTAATAATTTCACATGCTAGCTTTCAAATTGTATTTAGTTTTGCGTTGAGTTACATTTTATTTGAAGCAACTGAATTTGCAAGACCTGCCCCTTCGAATATGTGAAAAAGAATCCGTGTGCAGAGACTATTAGGCAAATGCCTGTTCAGCAGCTAGCCGCTAAATGGCGTATTAGGAATTAGCAAaactaaaatgttttaatttcaTTCTTTATCTGCAGCCATTTCTTTTCTTGATAGCAAACGATTACTTTTCTACTTACTAAATTCggaatattaatatttatggtAAGTAAATGGTGataaataacaaatttaaatttggcGCCCAATTTGGATTAAGACGAAAAGATGGCTCAAGCGTAGGTGTATGTCCTCGCCGTTTCTGGAATACATTTGGAATTTTTCAGTATAtaccaaaaaatataattaaaataccaGGAGGTTGTCTCCGCTATGCCAGCGTAGACACACATCTGACACTTAAGTGTGACCAACTAGAGTATTTTTTGGTATATCCGAACAAATAAAGATGGAGTATATAATATTCAATCATCGAGGTCAGGCCAACAGCGTCGGTCGGAAAGTAGAAAAATCACAATTATCCGGGGAGATATTAGTCGAAAACTAACGCGGGTCCCCAGTAAATATGCGCAAGCGTAAATTGTACATACAGTGAAACGAATGCAGCCAGCGTGCGAAGCACTAAAAGCGAAAAACgccagaaacagaaacaagAAGGAATTGCAGCGTGAGTGTATaactttttggtttttgccCCCGCGCTCTCTGTCtcttgctgctcctgctcTTGCTCTCTCTCACTCCTCTCTTTTGCCCTCTTGCGGCTTCTGTGTTGTCTgcgtgcgagtgtgtgtgtgtgtttgagTTTTTAACAGTGACGGTGTGTTCTCACGTACTCCGTGGATGATTTACGGCCTTGCCAAGGAAATCGGACTATATATCCCGGCTATAGCCCATATTGGATCCCGATCTGGATGCGAGGCTGTTGCCGCTGCTCCCGCTGACACCGACCCCCCCCTTTTTATCGCACTTTATGCAACAACGAAAAGCAAACCGTCGTGTGTTGAGTTTCTGCGCTCTCCGCTGTGTGTAGTGTGTTGGGTTTCGCGCAGCGTGGTGAGTTGCCGTCGtctgtttttctttttcctGCGTCCTGTGTGCGTTTCAATTAAATGCAAAATCGGCTGCGAATATCGCGGAAATGCGGAATCGCTCATGCTTTATATACAGACATAAATAAAGTATcgaatcaaaacaaaaatctactggcaacaacaacaaaaacgtGCGTGGGTGTGCGCGTGTAGTGCGcttgtgtgagtgtgtgtgtgtatggtGGGGAGACGGCATTTTTCTTTACCACACGCCTCTTCTTCCCCACAATACGCTGCAATTTGTGCGATTCTGTTTTGCGCCTGCCATTCGCAATAATTTTATTGAATGAACCGCAAAAGAGACGGCCCAAAAAGCGATGTACTTGCCAGACGTTGTGTCTGTGTTGgtgcgtgtgtgtgtctgtatcGCGTTGTGTGTGTATCGCGCATGAAAATACATCAACTGTCaagtacaaaaaaaaaaatttctaaaaaataaaggaaattGGCTGACATTGCAATCGCACCGGAGAGTGTTTATAATTGTGAAATTTTCGAGTTCTCTACCAGTCTCTTTCCCCAACTTCCTTCCGTCCTTCCCTGCCCAATACCACCCCAAAAAATTGCATACATGCACACGCGCCTTCGATTGTGCGAATGTGTTGGTCTGAGCGCGCGCGTATTCTGCACACATTGTCATGCATGCAAAAACAAGATACGACGCGTTCGTAATCGTCAGACTCCTTATCCCCCCTTCGCTCAGTCCTTCTCTTTCTGGCCCTGCATTATTCATTGCAGGATGAAGAAGGCAAAAAGTTAACGAAAGGGAACAGGCGCGAGTCCAATTTGGACcgcttttattttttcctaTGGA is from Drosophila suzukii chromosome 3, CBGP_Dsuzu_IsoJpt1.0, whole genome shotgun sequence and encodes:
- the omd gene encoding integrator complex subunit 5, with the protein product MLRQNLLDQLKHFIETVSNGHSCPQLLTSPNLIKLALGFLEELPATRDIVFEYFALLAEISVQLYVSPEMADSKTGMPVSQVKQAGNRQQQLRAPEYESFNLVKTALQSLVWKGPPAWSPLIANWSLELVAKLSDKYTQRRMTITASCNYWLECSAMHGLMTLINSCFRKLTQPEEEACVEIMLNAFHRFPMTFDWIVARLGGCFPYKIIMQILQCGIKRFVEDYRCHLDSEAGILDYMTSCHEQQLRAAFREMLREGFAPKKPLDVAVVPFLLITTNYSDTILQSLVNVLVEIYSEDMCEVIVQKSPLWLSNKMFAGMQPTLNNAVLRLNEHGATLLLTAAKMAEKYVWCQDFLDNSMQELEQWVLNQRNFPLLADLAYEETKYMLWKSCLSTNLFEQQTAVRLLLVVSSQHPHIYYQTISQLLKKSYAQNPNGIGALIRLLGGQSGMVNFPGFTPGFKMVLEDITLHVQVNNRLPVPPGTPTEAFNTFSNLNILARMHKSKNVAPYIKAHHLNQALNECLPKIIQIFDCTVNKLVLKMDRDAAERSAEKFRAQQSNNNNNNDMCNGKDYGKRPKLEPGEDKAEDEDVTRMRLAHLIVDLLNNIEAGSRTNVLRTPLVLKLAVLSVKYFFVGLTEQTVIRRAAASHRSYALLQRQCSARKIARTVCLRELVEGALFYHGHLLGQLEEYELDELQIPEHELLILQNLHTSSGANSNRSVLHSGIIGRGLRPVLPTNERSCDAEKQALYLKALNACCADLEKPNNVEGYSLVSLLLVELVSTDVMYNGLPFPDEEFTRVTMERDMQIRRAFITSPVLWAVLGLIAGHRPALCYSSVLLRALCATCLHHWRGKNVNRFQPTAANDELMLCTKKMLQLLAMSQLIPPPLTNLHLIIEHFESAEIALLLRECIWNYLKDHVPSPALFHVDNNGLHWRNTNTPLAKVPPQYVDTLRHLMQRKLSTLGPHYHQMFIMGELMEGHSDPDPTDRLQIVELD